In a single window of the Rhopalosiphum padi isolate XX-2018 chromosome 1, ASM2088224v1, whole genome shotgun sequence genome:
- the LOC132919941 gene encoding G protein-activated inward rectifier potassium channel 3-like isoform X1 — protein sequence MPERNMDLDRTSSPPPPSSKLPPPATTPSTQATHRAKRPNELLLSNNGYGGSDDDRRSHNGTDQRDALLLSPLSDEALLPADAANVEYPVQANGHQPVVIPVAKHNTRKSHLTSPSIYRKAKRRALYKNGECNIVLANVSKLRRRYMQDLFTTLVDARWRWTLCVFVMSFLLSWLAFGIIWYLIAFTHGDLSPENIDNPLWSPCVINMKTFMASFLFSVETQHTTGFGYRMVTEECHEAIVFFCFQSIAGLMIQAFMVGIVFSKMSRPKQRSQTIMFSKNAVICRRDGQLCFMFRVGDMREKSHLIGTTIQTRLIRSRVTPEGETLSPHVTYLKISIDDNDERVFLMWPTIAVHIIDQDSPLYGLSAADLLNEKFEVIVILEGTTESTGQTTQARTSYLASEVLWGHRFRPLVKYCKTKLMYEVDYSQFHDVCNVDTPLCSAKDLETYLMINEPKVI from the exons ATGCCCGAACGGAACATGGACTTGGACCGCACGTCttcgccaccgccgccgtcgtcgaaaCTTCCGCCTCCCGCAACAACGCCGTCGACGCAGGCGACACACAGGGCCAAGCGGCCGAACGAGTTGCTCTTGTCCAATAACGGATACGGAGGTAGCGACGACGACCGCCGCAGTCACAACGGCACCGACCAGAGGGACGCGCTGTTGCTGTCTCCGTTGTCGGACGAGGCGCTTCTGCCAGCCGACGCCGCCAATGTCGAATACCCCGTACAGGCCAACGGCCACCAGCCGGTCGTAATTCCAGTAGCTAAGCACAA TACGAGAAAGTCGCATTTAACGTCGCCGTCGATCTACCGGAAGGCCAAACGAAGAGCGCTGTACAAGAATGGCGAGTGTAACATCGTCCTGGCAAACGTGTCAAAACTTCGTCGGCGTTACATGCAGGACCTGTTCACCACGCTGGTGGACGCGCGATGGCGATGGACTCTGTGCGTGTTTGTCATGAGTTTTCTTCTAAGTTGGCTCGCTTTCGGCATCATCTGGTACTTGATCGCCTTCACGCACGGTGATCTGTCGCCCGAAAACATCGACAACCCGTTATGGTCGCCATGCGTGATCAACATGAAAACGTTCATGGCCAGCTTCTTGTTCAGCGTGGAGACGCAGCACACCACGGGGTTCGGTTACCGAATGGTCACAGAAGAATGTCACGAAGCCATAGTATTTTTCTGCTTCCAGAGCATCGCCGGTTTAATGATCCAA GCGTTCATGGTGGGCATCGTGTTCTCAAAGATGTCACGACCAAAACAACGCAGCCAAACGATTATGTTCAGCAAAAACGCGGTGATATGCCGAAGAGACGGGCAGCTGTGTTTCATGTTCCGCGTTGGTGACATGAGAGAAAAGTCACATCTGATCGGGACCACGATCCAGACCAGATTAATACGATCTCGAGTGACACCGGAAGGAGAGACGTTATCACCACATGTGACATATTTAAAa atAAGTATAGACGACAACGACGAACGCGTTTTTCTAATGTGGCCTACCATAGCCGTACATATAATCGATCAGGACAGTCCTCTGTACGGGCTGAGCGCGGCTGATCTGTTGAACGAGAAATTCGAAGTGATCGTGATCCTGGAGGGCACCACCGAGTCGACGGGACAGACTACGCAGGCACGGACATCGTACTTAGCGTCAGAAGTTTTATGGGGTCACAGGTTTCGCCCGTTGGTCAAATATTGCAAGACGAAATTGATGTACGAAGTCGACTACTCTCAGTTCCACGACGTGTGCAATGTTGACACGCCACTGTGCAGTGCCAAAGATCTAGAAACGTACTTAATGATCAACGAACCCAaagtcatataa
- the LOC132919941 gene encoding ATP-sensitive inward rectifier potassium channel 12-like isoform X2, which translates to MCDIIFGTNNCFNCDNLDDTRKSHLTSPSIYRKAKRRALYKNGECNIVLANVSKLRRRYMQDLFTTLVDARWRWTLCVFVMSFLLSWLAFGIIWYLIAFTHGDLSPENIDNPLWSPCVINMKTFMASFLFSVETQHTTGFGYRMVTEECHEAIVFFCFQSIAGLMIQAFMVGIVFSKMSRPKQRSQTIMFSKNAVICRRDGQLCFMFRVGDMREKSHLIGTTIQTRLIRSRVTPEGETLSPHVTYLKISIDDNDERVFLMWPTIAVHIIDQDSPLYGLSAADLLNEKFEVIVILEGTTESTGQTTQARTSYLASEVLWGHRFRPLVKYCKTKLMYEVDYSQFHDVCNVDTPLCSAKDLETYLMINEPKVI; encoded by the exons ATGTGTGATATTATTTTCGGGACAAATAACTGTTTTAACTGCGATAATCTCGATGA TACGAGAAAGTCGCATTTAACGTCGCCGTCGATCTACCGGAAGGCCAAACGAAGAGCGCTGTACAAGAATGGCGAGTGTAACATCGTCCTGGCAAACGTGTCAAAACTTCGTCGGCGTTACATGCAGGACCTGTTCACCACGCTGGTGGACGCGCGATGGCGATGGACTCTGTGCGTGTTTGTCATGAGTTTTCTTCTAAGTTGGCTCGCTTTCGGCATCATCTGGTACTTGATCGCCTTCACGCACGGTGATCTGTCGCCCGAAAACATCGACAACCCGTTATGGTCGCCATGCGTGATCAACATGAAAACGTTCATGGCCAGCTTCTTGTTCAGCGTGGAGACGCAGCACACCACGGGGTTCGGTTACCGAATGGTCACAGAAGAATGTCACGAAGCCATAGTATTTTTCTGCTTCCAGAGCATCGCCGGTTTAATGATCCAA GCGTTCATGGTGGGCATCGTGTTCTCAAAGATGTCACGACCAAAACAACGCAGCCAAACGATTATGTTCAGCAAAAACGCGGTGATATGCCGAAGAGACGGGCAGCTGTGTTTCATGTTCCGCGTTGGTGACATGAGAGAAAAGTCACATCTGATCGGGACCACGATCCAGACCAGATTAATACGATCTCGAGTGACACCGGAAGGAGAGACGTTATCACCACATGTGACATATTTAAAa atAAGTATAGACGACAACGACGAACGCGTTTTTCTAATGTGGCCTACCATAGCCGTACATATAATCGATCAGGACAGTCCTCTGTACGGGCTGAGCGCGGCTGATCTGTTGAACGAGAAATTCGAAGTGATCGTGATCCTGGAGGGCACCACCGAGTCGACGGGACAGACTACGCAGGCACGGACATCGTACTTAGCGTCAGAAGTTTTATGGGGTCACAGGTTTCGCCCGTTGGTCAAATATTGCAAGACGAAATTGATGTACGAAGTCGACTACTCTCAGTTCCACGACGTGTGCAATGTTGACACGCCACTGTGCAGTGCCAAAGATCTAGAAACGTACTTAATGATCAACGAACCCAaagtcatataa